A genomic window from Thermus antranikianii DSM 12462 includes:
- the pstC gene encoding phosphate ABC transporter permease subunit PstC — MEILKQRPSRNPKEVLTFALLVFLSSITLLTTLGVILSLVGDVAQFFRRVPLTEFLFAPEWTPLFADPRYGISPLIAGTFLVTLIALLVAVPLGLALAIYLSEYASGAARARIKGTLELFEGIPTVVFGYFALLFVTPLLQRVIPDLNIFNPLSAGLVMGFAIIPYISNVAADAMESVPRSIREAAYALGARPYEVALRVVFPAAISGIIAAIILATSRAIGETMIVAIAAGQRPILTLDPRETIATMTSYIVQAATGDQPTGSTGFYALFAVGFTLFLLTLFLNILAQYVVERYRERYE, encoded by the coding sequence ATGGAGATCCTGAAGCAAAGGCCCTCGAGGAACCCCAAGGAGGTGCTCACCTTCGCCCTCCTGGTCTTCCTCTCCTCCATCACCCTCCTCACCACCCTGGGGGTGATCCTGAGCCTGGTAGGGGACGTGGCCCAGTTCTTCCGCCGGGTGCCCCTCACGGAGTTCCTCTTCGCCCCCGAGTGGACCCCCCTCTTCGCCGACCCCCGCTACGGCATCAGCCCCCTCATCGCCGGGACCTTCCTGGTCACCCTCATCGCCCTCCTGGTGGCCGTGCCCCTGGGCCTGGCCCTGGCCATCTACCTCTCGGAGTACGCCTCCGGGGCCGCCCGGGCCCGCATCAAGGGCACCCTGGAGCTCTTTGAGGGCATCCCCACCGTGGTCTTCGGCTACTTCGCCCTGCTCTTCGTCACCCCCCTGCTGCAACGGGTCATCCCTGACCTGAACATCTTCAACCCCCTCTCCGCCGGGCTGGTGATGGGCTTCGCCATCATCCCCTACATCTCCAACGTGGCCGCCGACGCCATGGAGTCCGTGCCCCGCTCCATCCGCGAAGCCGCCTACGCCCTGGGGGCCAGGCCCTACGAGGTGGCCCTGCGGGTGGTCTTCCCCGCGGCCATCTCGGGCATCATCGCCGCCATCATCCTGGCCACCAGCCGGGCCATCGGCGAGACCATGATCGTGGCCATCGCCGCCGGCCAGCGGCCCATCCTCACCCTGGACCCGCGGGAGACCATCGCCACCATGACCAGCTACATCGTCCAGGCGGCCACCGGGGACCAGCCCACCGGCTCCACCGGCTTCTACGCCCTCTTCGCCGTGGGCTTCACCCTCTTCCTCCTGACCCTCTTCCTCAACATCCTGGCCCAGTACGTGGTGGAACGCTACCGGGAGCGATATGAATAG